A single Halarcobacter anaerophilus DNA region contains:
- a CDS encoding YrbL family protein, producing MSDINSLIQKILSSLGKKGFSLCKYEDKVISYKIKEEKLKLFLKIIFRLCSKNSFCFSIFREEYDKIEVVLYSKSEDRKIDIFLENIEEKTILEYRKKVLKYKKYKIFPIIGPDGVGKTTLFTNTFDKNEKNLMYKRFKKIVRRSVIYNIIYPINKFILKKKLGKKPEKDQHDDIHYFLVILAGLFYYPYLLFNSIIRDKTVFVDRFFNDYLLENISFLNKKTRLRKRWKNLLKYIPTVYWTIHLDAKPKIILQRKEELKKRDIKKYRKLNFKIYLEKPSITYSYINTGLDLEYCQEVLLKNARKIGITLGDKFLCKINDDLLIAKGGERACYIHPDDDTKIIKSVFTKGSHNDQNKLEYIYMNYLKKKEKDLSHLTNCYGFIKTDKGEGLVFDRVLNYDKTPAKSFRYMVANKILSLDEQKVLIDELKEYLEKNQILFVDTSLTNIFCPEIEKGKYKLIIVDGIGAKRMGMKFWFYQKSKIYTKYKIKRQWAKFMQMYKKDVKRAALGQRPFTRL from the coding sequence ATGTCTGATATTAACTCTTTGATTCAAAAAATTTTATCTTCTCTTGGGAAAAAAGGTTTTTCTCTTTGTAAATATGAAGATAAAGTAATCTCTTATAAAATAAAAGAAGAAAAATTAAAATTATTTTTAAAAATAATTTTTAGATTATGTTCAAAAAACTCTTTTTGCTTTTCAATATTTAGAGAAGAGTACGATAAAATAGAAGTTGTTTTATACTCAAAAAGTGAAGATAGAAAAATAGACATATTTTTAGAAAATATTGAAGAAAAAACGATTTTAGAATATAGAAAAAAAGTTTTAAAATACAAAAAATATAAGATTTTCCCAATTATAGGTCCTGATGGAGTAGGGAAAACTACACTTTTTACTAATACTTTTGATAAAAATGAGAAAAACCTTATGTATAAAAGGTTTAAAAAAATCGTAAGACGATCAGTTATTTATAATATTATTTATCCAATTAATAAATTTATTCTAAAGAAAAAACTAGGGAAAAAACCTGAAAAAGATCAACATGATGATATTCATTATTTTTTAGTAATATTAGCAGGGCTGTTTTATTATCCATACCTTCTTTTTAATTCAATTATAAGAGATAAAACAGTTTTTGTAGATAGATTTTTTAACGATTATTTGCTTGAAAACATCTCTTTTTTAAATAAAAAAACAAGACTTAGAAAACGTTGGAAAAATCTTTTAAAATATATTCCGACAGTTTACTGGACTATTCATCTTGATGCAAAACCCAAAATAATTTTACAAAGAAAAGAGGAACTTAAAAAAAGGGATATAAAAAAATATAGAAAATTAAATTTTAAAATATATTTAGAAAAACCTTCAATCACCTATTCTTATATAAATACAGGATTAGATTTAGAGTATTGCCAAGAAGTATTGTTAAAAAATGCCAGAAAAATAGGGATAACTTTAGGCGATAAATTTCTTTGCAAAATAAATGATGATTTATTAATAGCAAAAGGTGGGGAACGGGCTTGCTATATCCACCCTGATGATGATACAAAAATTATAAAAAGTGTATTTACAAAAGGGAGTCATAACGACCAAAATAAATTAGAATATATCTATATGAATTATTTGAAAAAAAAGGAGAAAGATTTATCCCATTTAACAAATTGCTACGGGTTTATAAAAACTGATAAAGGTGAAGGATTAGTTTTTGACAGAGTTTTAAATTATGATAAAACACCTGCTAAATCTTTTCGTTATATGGTTGCAAATAAGATTTTGTCTCTTGATGAGCAAAAGGTTTTGATTGATGAGTTAAAAGAGTATTTAGAAAAAAATCAAATTCTTTTTGTAGATACAAGTTTGACCAATATTTTTTGTCCTGAGATTGAAAAAGGGAAATATAAACTAATAATTGTTGATGGAATAGGTGCAAAACGAATGGGTATGAAGTTTTGGTTTTATCAAAAATCAAAAATTTATACGAAATATAAAATCAAAAGACAATGGGCAAAATTTATGCAAATGTATAAAAAAGACGTAAAAAGAGCTGCCCTTGGTCAAAGACCTTTTACAAGGCTTTAA
- a CDS encoding glycosyltransferase family 9 protein: MNLLITRHDKIGDFVVTLPLFKAIKEQYPNTKLTALVSRVNFDFAKTVDFIDDVILFDKNDLKTTLEKIKEKKFDASISCYIDTTLGKLLFKSRIKKRVAPATKIAQLFFNKRVTQRRSQVLKTEWQYNLDLAKELFPDIKLEFSRPLLDIKTQKEKRVVFHPGFGGSSDGNLSLDDYINLARSISKSSYEIVFSFGPDDGKSKEYIENHLDFDAKLFDSKISLYEFTKYLASSYLFVSTSTGPMHLAGATNTKTLSFFGNTTFASAKRWATISDKENQNNFMLSSNYSREEYLKIEKRLKEIINV, encoded by the coding sequence GTGAATCTTCTTATTACAAGACATGATAAAATAGGTGATTTTGTCGTTACTCTGCCTCTTTTTAAAGCTATAAAAGAGCAATATCCAAATACAAAACTCACGGCACTTGTAAGCCGCGTGAATTTTGATTTTGCCAAGACTGTTGATTTTATAGATGATGTTATTTTATTTGATAAAAATGATTTAAAAACAACTTTGGAAAAGATAAAAGAGAAGAAGTTTGATGCCAGCATCTCTTGCTATATAGATACAACTTTGGGAAAACTGCTTTTTAAAAGCAGAATCAAAAAAAGAGTAGCCCCTGCAACAAAAATAGCACAACTTTTTTTTAATAAAAGAGTGACTCAAAGACGAAGCCAAGTTTTAAAAACAGAGTGGCAGTATAACTTGGATTTAGCAAAAGAGCTTTTTCCTGATATAAAACTAGAGTTTTCAAGACCTTTGCTTGATATAAAAACGCAAAAAGAAAAAAGAGTAGTTTTTCATCCTGGATTCGGCGGAAGCAGTGACGGGAATTTAAGCCTTGACGATTATATAAATTTAGCTAGAAGTATAAGCAAAAGCTCTTATGAAATAGTTTTTTCTTTTGGACCTGATGACGGAAAATCAAAAGAGTATATAGAAAATCATCTTGACTTTGATGCCAAACTTTTTGACTCAAAAATCTCTTTGTATGAATTTACAAAATATTTAGCTTCATCTTATCTTTTTGTAAGTACGTCAACAGGTCCTATGCATTTAGCAGGGGCAACAAATACGAAGACTCTGTCGTTTTTTGGAAACACCACTTTTGCCAGTGCAAAAAGATGGGCAACTATAAGCGACAAAGAGAATCAGAACAACTTTATGCTCTCTTCAAACTATTCAAGAGAAGAATATCTAAAAATAGAGAAAAGATTAAAAGAGATTATCAATGTCTGA
- a CDS encoding lipopolysaccharide kinase InaA family protein, with amino-acid sequence MNIKFELNKKYENTKEFLLNIKEYFKENSNTIHKARNELKVIEYKGIQTVVKAFKVPNFINQIVYAYFRDSKAKKSYKNAMKLSTLGINTPAPIGYIEFYKNFLFKESFFIAKKQDYAFTIREPLRNLDFQDREIIIKKFVAFTYNLHKNSVYHKDYSAGNILVIKTDNEYDFSVVDINRMEFKPIDLHLGLDNFAKLWLDEDSLLIIAKEYAKLAGVQEQEAIDILKSCDKKLKDFVEFKRKIRGKK; translated from the coding sequence TTGAATATCAAGTTTGAATTAAATAAAAAATATGAAAATACAAAAGAGTTTTTATTAAATATAAAAGAGTATTTCAAAGAGAACTCAAATACAATTCATAAAGCAAGAAATGAATTAAAAGTTATAGAATACAAAGGGATTCAAACAGTAGTAAAAGCTTTTAAAGTACCCAATTTTATAAACCAAATTGTATATGCATACTTTAGGGATTCAAAAGCTAAAAAATCATATAAAAATGCAATGAAACTATCAACTCTTGGAATAAATACTCCGGCACCTATAGGCTACATCGAGTTTTATAAAAACTTTTTATTTAAAGAGAGCTTTTTTATTGCAAAAAAGCAAGATTACGCTTTTACGATTAGAGAACCTCTTAGAAATTTGGATTTTCAAGATAGAGAAATTATTATAAAAAAATTTGTTGCATTTACTTATAATCTTCATAAAAACAGTGTTTATCACAAAGATTATTCAGCAGGAAATATTTTAGTTATAAAAACAGACAATGAATATGATTTCAGTGTTGTTGATATAAATAGAATGGAGTTTAAACCAATAGATTTACATCTGGGACTTGATAATTTTGCAAAGCTTTGGTTAGATGAAGATAGTTTATTGATTATTGCAAAAGAGTATGCAAAATTAGCAGGAGTTCAAGAGCAAGAAGCAATTGATATTTTAAAAAGTTGTGATAAAAAATTAAAAGATTTTGTAGAGTTTAAAAGAAAAATAAGAGGTAAAAAATAG
- a CDS encoding MBOAT family O-acyltransferase: MLFNSYEFIFAFLPIVFFVYFYLLNKRLIVGAKGFLVFSSLFFYSWWNIVYLPLILSSMLFNYVIGNSLNNSEEKIKSFPRKSILIFGIVANLSLLGYFKYADFFIENVNLALDSSISLLHLALPLAISFFSFQQIAYLVDSYRKETKEYDFLNYALFVTFFPQLIAGPIVHHKEMMPQFASKWNLVKNYKNIALGLFIFSIGLFKKVVIADTFAVWATNGFDTALTLNFFEAWATSLSYTFQLYFDFSGYTDMAIGAALLFNIKLPINFNSPYKALDIQDFWRRWHITLSRFLRDYIYIPLGGNRKGSFRTYSNLMITFLLGGLWHGAGWTFVFWGFLHGIALCTHRVWKYLGFTLPKVIAWIVTFNFVNIAWVFFRAKEWDDAIKVLKGMFGFSTIVIDSKFEKNLAFLEEYGIVFGRVTYDITGGSEVLNWIIIGFLLILCFKNSNERKSIFKTDIKYLVFVVFLFVYSIFKINTFSEFLYFNF, translated from the coding sequence TTGTTATTCAATAGTTATGAGTTTATCTTTGCATTTCTACCGATAGTATTTTTCGTATATTTTTATTTGTTAAATAAAAGATTAATAGTAGGAGCGAAAGGGTTTCTAGTATTTTCAAGTTTGTTTTTTTATAGTTGGTGGAATATAGTATATTTACCTTTGATATTAAGCTCAATGCTGTTTAATTACGTAATAGGCAATAGCCTAAATAATAGTGAAGAAAAAATAAAATCTTTTCCAAGAAAAAGTATTCTAATCTTTGGAATAGTAGCAAACTTATCACTGCTTGGATACTTTAAATACGCAGACTTTTTTATAGAAAATGTAAACTTAGCTTTAGATTCAAGTATATCCCTGCTTCATTTAGCTCTGCCTTTGGCTATAAGCTTCTTTAGCTTCCAACAAATAGCATATCTAGTAGATAGTTATAGAAAAGAGACAAAAGAATATGATTTTTTAAACTATGCTCTGTTTGTAACATTCTTCCCACAACTTATAGCAGGACCAATAGTACATCATAAAGAGATGATGCCACAGTTTGCAAGTAAATGGAACCTTGTAAAAAATTATAAAAATATAGCTCTAGGATTGTTTATTTTTTCAATAGGATTGTTTAAAAAAGTAGTAATAGCAGATACTTTTGCTGTTTGGGCAACAAATGGATTTGATACAGCCCTAACTTTGAACTTCTTTGAAGCATGGGCAACGTCTTTGTCTTATACTTTTCAACTTTACTTTGACTTTTCAGGTTATACGGATATGGCAATAGGAGCAGCACTATTGTTTAATATAAAACTACCAATAAATTTTAATAGCCCATATAAAGCATTGGATATACAAGACTTCTGGAGAAGATGGCATATAACACTTTCAAGATTTCTAAGAGATTATATTTATATTCCACTAGGAGGAAATAGAAAAGGAAGTTTTAGGACATATTCAAACCTAATGATAACATTTTTACTAGGTGGATTGTGGCATGGAGCAGGATGGACATTTGTGTTCTGGGGGTTTCTGCATGGGATAGCATTGTGTACACATAGAGTATGGAAATATTTAGGATTTACTTTGCCCAAAGTAATAGCATGGATTGTGACATTTAACTTTGTAAATATAGCATGGGTATTTTTCCGAGCTAAAGAGTGGGATGATGCTATTAAAGTATTGAAAGGGATGTTTGGATTTAGTACAATAGTGATTGATAGTAAATTTGAAAAAAACTTAGCTTTTTTAGAAGAGTATGGAATCGTATTTGGTAGAGTAACTTATGATATAACAGGTGGAAGTGAAGTCTTAAATTGGATAATAATAGGGTTTTTATTAATTTTATGTTTTAAAAACTCAAATGAAAGAAAATCAATCTTTAAAACTGATATTAAGTATTTAGTTTTTGTAGTATTTCTTTTTGTATATAGTATTTTTAAAATAAATACTTTTAGTGAATTTTTATATTTTAATTTTTAA
- a CDS encoding YrbL family protein produces MLFLTEDLLVNKGTNRVCYKHPKESSKCLKIDLKQNKETKRELKYYKRLEKKNIPFTMLSRYYGSEETNYGKAEVFELIRDSNGKVSKEVDKYLNDSNSSFEDIENLLKCIPFFKKYIFENKIYVKDLNTVNVMYQKNENSKENRLVIIDGLAHSNYNPIFYSCDYFVLKKIEICWEKFIKSIKKKSIIKQNPQFLKYL; encoded by the coding sequence ATGCTATTTCTAACTGAGGATTTACTTGTAAATAAAGGAACAAACAGAGTTTGTTATAAACATCCAAAAGAATCCTCAAAATGTCTAAAAATTGATTTAAAACAAAATAAAGAGACGAAAAGAGAATTAAAATATTATAAAAGATTAGAAAAAAAGAATATTCCTTTTACAATGCTTTCAAGATACTACGGCAGTGAAGAAACAAATTACGGAAAAGCAGAAGTTTTTGAACTTATAAGAGACAGTAATGGAAAAGTTTCTAAAGAAGTAGATAAATATTTAAATGATTCAAATAGTTCTTTTGAAGATATTGAGAATTTATTAAAATGTATACCTTTTTTTAAAAAATATATATTTGAAAATAAAATATATGTAAAAGATTTAAATACAGTAAATGTTATGTATCAGAAAAATGAAAATAGTAAAGAAAATAGATTAGTAATTATCGATGGTTTGGCACATAGTAATTATAATCCAATTTTTTACAGTTGTGATTATTTTGTTTTAAAAAAAATTGAAATATGTTGGGAAAAGTTTATAAAGTCAATAAAAAAAAAGAGTATTATAAAGCAAAATCCTCAATTTTTAAAATATTTATAA
- a CDS encoding glycosyltransferase family 9 protein: protein MNLKQKFKNFLFKKIAQKKYDKSLSDIKIKKILIIRDGGIGDAILSYPLIRELKKFYPEAKIDVYASLNNYFMYKYVPWVNTVYLKHKKRHWFKTWVEVFKMRQNHYDLAIDDTVIRFHRTLYTKIINPKFVLASSGKKERYGFDRSELSFYYKVYGIPDKIIHIVDERLKVLKFLGIRNPNNKMVFPLPKEENKDIINYLDRFKSYKLIGLNTDASHENRTLNTEQIINLCKFLKNENVKIIPFCVPNKFNYFKELIEKNNLTNVELPFKTKNIYEAAQIVKELDLLITPDTSFVHIASGLNIPTIGLFWNDPTKYILCAPRSDISIAITPQGKESNLKNIDLKEIQEKAFEVLNI, encoded by the coding sequence ATGAATCTCAAACAAAAATTTAAAAATTTTTTATTTAAAAAAATTGCTCAAAAAAAATATGATAAAAGTCTCTCTGATATCAAAATTAAAAAAATTTTAATAATTAGAGATGGTGGTATCGGTGATGCTATATTAAGCTATCCATTAATAAGAGAATTAAAAAAATTCTATCCTGAAGCAAAAATTGATGTATATGCTAGTTTAAACAACTATTTTATGTATAAATATGTTCCTTGGGTTAATACTGTTTATTTAAAACATAAAAAAAGACATTGGTTTAAAACTTGGGTTGAAGTATTTAAAATGAGACAAAACCACTATGATTTGGCTATTGATGATACAGTAATAAGATTTCATAGAACTCTTTATACTAAGATTATAAATCCAAAATTTGTTTTAGCTTCAAGCGGTAAAAAAGAGAGATACGGTTTTGATAGAAGTGAACTTAGCTTTTATTATAAAGTATATGGAATCCCTGATAAAATCATCCATATAGTTGATGAACGATTAAAAGTTCTCAAATTTTTAGGGATTAGAAATCCTAATAATAAAATGGTATTCCCTCTACCAAAAGAAGAAAATAAAGATATTATAAACTATCTTGATAGATTTAAAAGCTATAAATTAATTGGATTGAATACCGATGCTTCTCATGAAAACAGAACATTAAATACAGAACAAATTATCAACTTATGCAAATTTCTAAAGAATGAAAATGTAAAAATAATACCTTTTTGTGTTCCTAACAAATTTAATTACTTTAAAGAGCTTATAGAAAAGAATAATTTAACAAATGTTGAATTACCATTTAAAACAAAAAATATATATGAAGCAGCCCAAATAGTAAAAGAATTAGATTTATTAATTACGCCTGATACAAGTTTTGTACATATTGCATCAGGATTAAATATTCCTACTATCGGTCTATTTTGGAATGATCCAACAAAATATATTTTATGCGCGCCTAGAAGTGATATTTCAATAGCAATAACACCTCAAGGTAAAGAATCAAATCTGAAAAATATAGATTTAAAAGAGATCCAAGAAAAAGCTTTTGAAGTTTTAAATATCTAA
- a CDS encoding YrbL family protein: MLILEDKDFIAKGSERACYLHPKDNNKTVKVTYENNKREKNKQSQKEISYYKQLQKKGLKNWKHLPQYFGEVKTNKGHGFIIELIKDYDGQVSKSFAYYLKENDVEKYKRELEKYKQYFIDNCIIFNYGMMPKNILLRKNSETDFDLVLIDGLGDVSHFTLPNKIPYFARRRINRRWDKFVNKYLKK; this comes from the coding sequence GTGCTGATTTTAGAAGATAAAGATTTTATAGCAAAAGGTAGCGAAAGAGCTTGTTATTTACATCCAAAAGATAATAATAAAACAGTAAAAGTTACATATGAAAATAATAAAAGAGAGAAAAATAAACAGTCTCAAAAAGAGATTAGTTATTATAAGCAGTTACAAAAAAAAGGCTTAAAAAATTGGAAACATCTACCTCAATATTTCGGCGAAGTTAAAACCAATAAAGGTCATGGTTTTATAATTGAGCTAATAAAAGATTATGACGGTCAAGTTTCTAAAAGTTTTGCATACTATCTTAAAGAAAACGATGTAGAAAAATATAAAAGAGAGTTAGAAAAGTATAAACAATACTTTATAGATAATTGTATTATTTTTAATTATGGAATGATGCCTAAAAATATACTTCTTAGAAAAAACAGCGAAACAGATTTTGATTTGGTTTTAATAGATGGTTTAGGCGATGTATCCCATTTTACTTTACCAAACAAAATCCCATATTTTGCTAGAAGAAGAATAAACAGAAGATGGGATAAATTTGTAAATAAGTATCTAAAAAAATAA
- a CDS encoding glycosyltransferase family 4 protein — protein sequence MKSKKILEVCLSPDLGGLELYMSRCSNELSKEFELFCVVSKSSKLKDYLDNALEVFELKRKSSFSLLSSLKLAKIIDEKGIDIVHLHWTKDIPIVVFAKIFSKRKPKIVQTRHMTMTRFKDDFYHKFLYKNIDTIICVTKTLEQQIEMFIPKKIRPETKTLYLGAENAEFFSKEEIQSFKDKFKIKDSFMISLIGRINEFKGQHLLIDAIKELKRKNLNIKAYIIGHAMSQEYLDKLKQKVTNDKLNELITFVGFSKEVNKFMQACDVVLMTSKNETFGLVTIEAMKNQTAVIASNSGGSLEIVENEKTGLLFKSEDSHDLALKIEKLYDNPDFKNYLAKNGKNRADELFDEKKQFVKLCKLFETI from the coding sequence ATGAAAAGTAAGAAGATTTTAGAAGTTTGTTTATCTCCTGATTTAGGCGGACTTGAACTTTATATGAGTAGATGTTCTAATGAACTTTCAAAAGAGTTTGAACTTTTTTGCGTAGTTTCAAAAAGTTCTAAATTAAAAGATTATCTTGATAACGCTTTAGAAGTTTTTGAACTAAAAAGAAAAAGTAGTTTTTCTCTTCTGTCTTCTTTAAAACTTGCCAAAATAATAGATGAAAAAGGTATTGATATTGTTCATCTTCACTGGACAAAAGATATTCCAATAGTTGTTTTTGCAAAAATATTTTCAAAAAGAAAACCGAAAATTGTTCAAACTCGTCATATGACAATGACAAGATTTAAAGATGATTTTTATCATAAATTTTTATATAAAAATATCGATACTATTATTTGTGTAACAAAAACATTAGAACAACAAATAGAGATGTTTATTCCTAAAAAAATAAGACCTGAAACTAAAACTTTATATCTTGGGGCAGAAAATGCAGAATTTTTTAGTAAAGAGGAAATTCAAAGCTTTAAAGATAAATTCAAAATTAAAGATTCATTTATGATATCTCTTATTGGAAGAATAAATGAGTTTAAAGGTCAACATCTTTTAATAGATGCAATAAAAGAGTTAAAAAGGAAAAACCTAAATATTAAAGCATATATAATAGGTCATGCAATGAGTCAAGAATATTTAGATAAACTAAAACAAAAAGTTACAAATGATAAATTAAATGAATTGATTACTTTTGTAGGTTTTAGCAAAGAAGTAAACAAATTTATGCAAGCTTGCGATGTAGTTCTAATGACCTCAAAAAACGAGACCTTCGGTTTAGTTACAATTGAAGCGATGAAAAATCAAACAGCAGTAATAGCCTCTAACAGCGGAGGAAGTTTGGAAATAGTTGAAAATGAAAAAACAGGTTTGCTTTTTAAAAGTGAAGATTCCCATGATTTAGCTTTAAAAATTGAAAAACTTTATGATAATCCGGATTTTAAGAACTATTTGGCAAAAAACGGTAAAAATAGGGCAGATGAACTATTTGACGAAAAAAAACAGTTTGTTAAACTTTGTAAACTGTTTGAGACGATATAG
- a CDS encoding glycosyltransferase family 2 protein → MKITANIITLNEEKNIAEVIKSVQSVCDDIVVVDSLSTDKTCQIAEELGATVIKQEYLGDGPQKAFGAPFARNDWILSIDADERLDVNAIEAIKMLDLENTPYDAYSFARKTYVGKNFIKLWYPDRVTRLYNRTKCGYSRAKGHAKVETENVHDLDADMLHYSYEDYAHMIRTTEKFIKRGAVLALEEGKKAHSFDPIIHGIGALFKTLILKGGAFHGINGWNVAIISSFSSYMKYALMLEMQKNEK, encoded by the coding sequence TTGAAAATTACAGCAAATATAATAACACTAAATGAAGAAAAAAATATTGCAGAAGTTATAAAATCAGTTCAGAGTGTTTGTGACGATATAGTAGTAGTTGATTCCCTAAGTACGGATAAAACTTGCCAAATAGCAGAAGAGTTGGGTGCAACGGTGATAAAACAAGAGTATTTAGGGGACGGTCCACAAAAAGCTTTTGGCGCTCCTTTTGCCAGAAATGATTGGATTTTAAGTATTGATGCAGATGAAAGATTAGATGTAAATGCAATAGAAGCAATAAAAATGCTGGATTTGGAAAACACACCTTATGATGCTTATTCTTTTGCAAGAAAAACTTATGTGGGAAAAAACTTTATAAAACTTTGGTACCCAGATAGAGTTACACGACTGTATAATCGTACAAAATGCGGATATTCAAGAGCAAAAGGTCATGCAAAAGTTGAAACTGAAAATGTACATGATTTAGATGCAGATATGTTACATTATTCTTATGAAGATTATGCTCATATGATAAGAACAACTGAAAAATTTATAAAAAGAGGTGCCGTTTTAGCTTTGGAAGAGGGTAAAAAAGCTCATAGTTTTGATCCTATTATTCACGGAATCGGAGCTTTGTTTAAAACTTTGATTTTAAAAGGTGGAGCTTTTCACGGAATAAACGGATGGAATGTTGCTATTATCTCTTCTTTTAGCTCTTATATGAAATATGCCCTGATGTTAGAGATGCAAAAAAATGAAAAGTAA
- a CDS encoding glycosyltransferase: protein MKQKTAVICLSRVNGGMELASVKLARILSTKVEIEFIARDKSYILEKKEHFEGYKIKVHKVCFSSNLSLSLIKSVRDILIKNSIKNVIFLGASEMKSLYFATLGLNINFIIRQGSKKTTSKKDFFHKLFYSNVNYFVGNCEYMKQNIIDILPIPKKAKVTRIYSSLKLDKEVSFKEYDGKIDLVHVGRVHPGKGQLEAIKACAILYKNSINFNIKFLGDIQDENYYKNIQKYLETIKYKEKIEFVGYTNEVKKYLQKSDIFIFPSLGEGMSNAIIESLGFGLIPIIYNDTSSPEFKDLGFHIHLTKENSLKELEKIVLNVAQNIKEEKEKAKENHKKALEIFAPSREQKEYLELLR from the coding sequence ATGAAACAAAAAACAGCCGTAATTTGTCTATCAAGGGTAAATGGAGGTATGGAATTAGCCTCTGTTAAATTAGCAAGAATATTAAGCACAAAAGTTGAGATTGAATTTATAGCAAGAGACAAAAGCTATATTTTAGAAAAAAAAGAGCATTTTGAAGGGTATAAGATAAAAGTTCATAAGGTTTGTTTTTCCAGTAATTTATCTTTAAGCCTTATAAAAAGTGTAAGAGATATATTAATTAAAAACTCTATTAAAAATGTGATTTTTTTAGGAGCTTCAGAGATGAAATCTCTGTATTTTGCCACTCTTGGCTTAAATATCAATTTTATAATCAGACAAGGTTCTAAAAAAACTACTTCAAAAAAAGATTTTTTTCATAAACTTTTTTATTCAAACGTAAACTATTTTGTCGGTAATTGCGAGTATATGAAACAAAATATTATTGATATTTTACCCATTCCTAAAAAAGCAAAAGTCACACGAATATACTCCTCATTAAAACTTGATAAAGAAGTTTCTTTTAAAGAATATGACGGAAAAATTGATTTAGTTCATGTAGGAAGAGTACATCCCGGGAAAGGACAATTAGAGGCTATTAAAGCCTGTGCAATTTTGTATAAAAACAGTATTAATTTTAATATAAAATTTTTAGGCGATATTCAAGATGAAAACTATTATAAAAATATTCAAAAATATTTAGAAACGATAAAGTATAAAGAAAAAATTGAGTTTGTGGGATACACAAATGAAGTAAAAAAATATCTTCAAAAAAGTGATATTTTTATTTTTCCAAGTTTGGGAGAAGGTATGAGTAATGCAATTATAGAATCTCTTGGATTTGGGCTCATTCCTATTATTTATAATGACACTTCATCACCTGAATTCAAAGATTTAGGTTTTCATATACATTTAACAAAAGAGAATAGTTTAAAAGAGTTGGAAAAAATTGTTTTAAATGTAGCACAAAATATAAAAGAAGAGAAAGAAAAAGCAAAAGAAAATCATAAAAAAGCTTTAGAGATTTTTGCACCCAGCAGAGAACAGAAAGAATATTTAGAGCTTTTAAGATAA